A genomic region of Papaver somniferum cultivar HN1 chromosome 7, ASM357369v1, whole genome shotgun sequence contains the following coding sequences:
- the LOC113293981 gene encoding class V chitinase-like has protein sequence MNVRYFIPTIQVARKYGFDGLDLDWEYPLTQAAMVNRGTLLTEWRKAETGRTGKPRLLLTAAVYFTPSAYILSSELTTYDSLDFVNLMCYDYRGDWDTSKTGAHALLYDPSSQISTSAGIQAWIQAGLPANKLVMGLPMYGKTWKLRDPNVNGIGAPAVGVGPGAGILIYSDVVNFNGVSGTRVVYDTQTVSMYSYRGTDWVGYDNPTTIDVKVKYARDNSMGGYFFRAIGQDKNLELTNQALRSWQR, from the exons atgaatgtgcgatatttcattcCAACAATCCAAGTGGCCCGTAAATATGGTTTCGATGGACTCGACCTTGACTGGGAATACCCGTTAACTCAAGCAGCCATGGTCAATCGAGGAACTCTACTCACGGAATGGCGTAAAGCTGAGACTGGACGAACAGGAAAGCCAAGACTTCTACTAACAGCCGCTGTTTACTTCACGCCAAGCGCTTATATCCTATCATCCGAGCTTACAACTTACGACTCCCTCGACTTTGTCAACCTGATGTGTTATGATTATCGTGGAGATTGGGATACATCCAAGACTGGTGCACATGCTTTGCTTTACGACCCTTCAAGTCAAATTAGTACTAGTGCTGGAATTCAGGCGTGGATACAGGCCGGCTTGCCGGCAAACAAATTAGTTATGGGATTACCGATGTACGGGAAAACATGGAAGTTGAGGGATCCGAATGTGAATGGAATCGGTGCACCGGCAGTCGGGGTTGGTCCCGGAGCAGGGATTCTAATTTATTCAGATGTGGTGAATTTTAATGGAGTTAGTGGTACTCGAGTGGTGTATGATACGCAAACAGTATCTATGTATTCCTACCGCGGAACCGATTGGGTTGGATATGATAATCCTACAACTATTGATGTCAAGGTTAAATATGCTCGAGATAATAGCATGGGTGGGTATTTCTTCCGGGCAATTGGCCAAGACAAGAATTTGGAACTCACAAATCAAG CTTTAAGGTCATGGCAGAGGTAG
- the LOC113294927 gene encoding uncharacterized protein At1g51745-like, translated as MGSKSKKVDPSVGTLVWVRRRNGSWWPGRIMGLHELPDACVLSAKNQTPVKFLGRDNANMDWYNLDTTRRVKAFHCAEFRDCVEKAKASKGCQVMVGSKRAVKYARREDAILHALELEKESEAQKHELVIRAVGGTRKEHKDVDAEGNKQELTQSGISFEDPNDSTLKLHSLLKKRRKTPNDSEDDGTEGIKRMRGIDDLVNGVAAKGKASVKCKTEELVPVKNTPSISEPMEEDKLTHVFNNKSSFSFLKKKTQNQVASICETLKRKYRRRQLRKVLEHSTLVSVPIFCDDGSGSVPSHYQEIKDRKDSMVDSSVLLYSSKDFPTGLGQKQTSPDASESRNSELSSISEIPEDDFSDSSLYDVPFVDHETHCQGVPLEVYEPTTRLSGQCSQVKSISLSCEGLDKYGSTSFTTEHHYNSSRKTKKGTSKWQLKRKRNSRILGKRTNDILYLGNPENMDVEADEFLPGTSQMDEFGVGINPEVHADILDESYLSEDDGGGWSEHDDDDVADPSYDYFSKFKKQRSKKRKGKMSAHGRCWKFMSLSSNKSGVAKPQTEGSLAVLSLKDPRSASHHQSFFLGNSRNDVSDVSSINFQWGSSLFDVNLEVRASYSGQSVPLVSLMSKYSGKAIVGHPLTVEVCSYGYCDILLNSVKYSPIEHFSEQLLDVENEAVAGTSRTEPSLYFSRKKPGRHSKSSKKSSKSKKNGITSKKTRSLSSFSSLPKQEAGRQTLVEKLKGDNVMACIPLTIVFSRINESLS; from the exons ATGGGCAGTAAGTCGAAGAAGGTCGATCCGTCTGTTGGTACTTTAGTTTGGGTTAGGCGCAGGAATGGATCGTGGTGGCCCGGGCGTATAATGGGATTGCATGAATTGCCTGATGCTTGTGTCCTGTCTGCGAAAAATCAAACTCCGGTGAAGTTCTTGGGCCGAGATAATGCAAACAT GGATTGGTATAACCTTGATACGACAAGAAGGGTGAAAGCATTTCATTGTGCGGAGTTTCGTGATTGCGTTGAAAAGGCGAAGGCTTCTAAAGGTTGTCAGGTAATGGTGGGTAGTAAGAGAGCTGTGAAATATGCACGCAGAGAAGATGCTATCCTTCATGCACTCGAACTTGAAAAAGAAAGTGAGGCACAAAAACATGAATTGGTTATTAGAGCAGTTGGTGGTACGAGGAAGGAGCACAAGGATGTGGACGCTGAAGGAAACAAGCAAGAGCTAACACAGTCTGGTATATCGTTTGAAGATCCAAATGACAGTACCTTGAAGTTACATTCTTTGttgaaaaagagaaggaaaactcCTAATGATTCAGAAGATGATGGAACTGAAGGGATCAAGCGGATGAGAGGTATCGATGATCTGGTAAATGGCGTAGCAGCAAAAGGAAAAGCTAGTGTAAAATGTAAAACTGAAGAGTTGGTTCCAGTGAAGAATACTCCTTCAATCAGTGAACCTATGGAGGAAGATAAGTTAACTCATGTATTTAACAACAAAAGTTCTTTCtcgtttttgaaaaagaaaacacaaaatcaGGTGGCCAGTATTTGTGAAACCCTGAAAAGAAAATATCGTCGCCGTCAGCTGAGAAAGGTTTTGGAGCATTCGACATTGGTGTCTGTTCCCATTTTTTGTGATGACGGTTCTGGTTCAGTGCCATCGCACTATCAAGAAATAAAGGATAGGAAAGATTCTATGGTGGATAGTTCTGTGTTGTTATATAGCAGTAAAGACTTTCCAACAGGTTTAGGTCAGAAACAGACTTCGCCAGATGCTTCTGAATCAAGGAATAGTGAACTCTCCAGCATATCAGAAATCCCTGAGGATGACTTTTCTGATAGCAGCTTATATGATGTGCCGTTCGTTGATCATGAAACACACTGCCAAG GTGTGCCTCTCGAAGTCTATGAACCTACTACAAGGCTATCTGGTCAGTGTAGCCAAGTCAAATCTATATCCTTGAGCTGTGAAGGACTTGATAAATATGGGTCCACCAGTTTCACTACTGAACATCATTATAATAGCAGCAGGAAGACAAAGAAAGGTACTTCAAAGTGGCAGTTAAAAAGAAAGAGGAACTCAAGGATCCTGGGTAAGAGAACGAATGATATACTCTACCTGGGAAACCCAGAAAACATGGATGTTGAAGCGGATGAATTTCTTCCGGGTACAAGTCAGATGGATGAGTTTGGTGTAGGTATTAACCCTGAAGTTCATGCTGATATCTTGGACGAGTCCTATTTGTCCGAGGATGATGGTGGTGGCTGGAGTGAgcacgatgatgatgatgttgctgACCCCAGTTATGACTATTTCAGCAAATTTAAGAAACAAAgatcaaagaaaaggaaaggcaAGATGTCAGCACATGGAAGATGTTGGAAATTCATGTCCTTGTCAAGTAATAAATCTGGCGTTGCTAAACCACAGACTGAAGGAAGTTTAGCAGTTTTGTCCCTAAAGGATCCAAGGTCAGCTTCCCATCATCAATCTTTCTTTCTTGGGAACTCCAGAAATGATGTTTCAGATGTTTCGAGCATTAACTTCCAGTGGGGATCTTCACTGTTTGATGTGAATTTGGAAGTAAGAGCGAGTTACAGTGGTCAGAGTGTACCACTGGTTTCTCTTATGAGCAAATATAGTGGTAAAGCTATTGTAGGTCATCCTCTCACAGTTGAGGTTTGCAGTTACGGTTACTGTGATATCTTGTTGAATAGCGTAAAGTATTCTCCAATAGAACATTTCTCAGAGCAGTTATTAGATGTTGAAAATGAAGCGGTTGCTGGTACTTCGAGGACTGAGCCTAGTTTGTACTTCTCAAGGAAAAAACCTGGTAGGCATTCAAAATCTTCAAAGAAGTCTTCCAAGAGTAAGAAAAACGGGATCACCTCAAAAAAGACCCGAAGCCTCTCTTCATTCAGCAGTCTTCCCAAGCAAGAGGCAGGAAGGCAAACACTGGTCGAGAAGTTGAAGGGTGATAATGTAATGGCTTGCATACCGCTTACGATAGTTTTCAGTAGGATAAACGAATCACTGAGCTGA